The window AGAAAATCGCTGCCCCACACGCCGTTGAAGAGCTCGTCGCGCGTGTGCACCTTATTGCGGTGCAGCAGAAGATACTCCAGCAGTGCGTATTCTTTTGCCGTCAGCTGAATCGACTTGCCGCTGCGCGTCACTTCATGCCGGTCGCGGTCCATGACGAGATCGGCCGCTTCAAGCACGTTGGACGTCGGGTGCTTTTCGCGAAGGCGCGCACGGATGCGCGCCAGCAGTTCATCGATCGAAAACGGCTTGGTCAGATAGTCGTCGGCGCCGGTATCCAAGCCCGCGACCCGATCCGGGATGCGGTCCTTGGCCGTCAGCATGATGATCGGCACCGCACTCTTGGAACGGACGCGCGAGCAGACTTCCAGCCCGTCCATCTTCGGGAGCATCAAATCGAGAATGACGAGATCGGGCTCCTTGAGCGCTTTTTCCAGACCCGCGAGTCCGTCACGCGCGACCTCGACCTCGTAGCCTTCGTGCTCCAGCTCTAATTGCAGGACGCGCAAAATCGCCGCATCGTCCTCGACGACTAGGATCTTGAATTTGCGTTCGGTCGCAATCTCACTCACCATAGCTACCTTTCGACGGCAGTTCTACCCAGCCCGCGTAGCCATCCCAGCGGGGCGCTCTAACTTTAATGCGGTCCACATTCCAGAGCAAGTGGCAAAAAAAGATCAGAGGTGCCTTAGCACCTCTGAGATCTTTAAAGACGAATAAGAGCTTTAAATGAAGACGGCTATTTGCAAGTTACGAGCGCCATCGCCCATCCGGATTGTGTTCTCGTGCGAACGAGATAGCCCTCAGGCGTCCGGTCATAAACCTGATAGCCCGCTCTGAGCGCGTCGGCTAGGGTTTTGAAGACCACCAGACCAGCCATTCCGGGATCCTCCTTTCCGCGGGTTCCCTACCCTTATCAACGTGAGTGTACCGAAAGCGTTTCGCTTAGCGGTAGTGGGTTGGTTAGAAGATGGAGTAAAGATTGTGACAGGGGGGTGGCACTAAGGTCGGAAGAAGAGAGTTTCTTGTGACGCCAGACACGGCGCCCGTTCCTCGCGTTCACGACACAATTGTCGCGGAACGCCGGGAGCCACATCCTGGAATCGTTATCCTCAGCTTGTACGCTCCGGCACTTAGCGCGGTAGTGCGACCAGGGCAATTCGTAATGGCCATTCCGCCGCGCGGTGCACTGCCTGCAACGGCCCTTGGAATCTATGAGGCCCATGACCAACGTACCAGTGTGATGATCGTTGTCGCAGGCCCACGTACCGAAGAATTGGCATCGCTCGCCGCCGGCGATCAGCTCGATCTGCTCGGACCGCTCGGCAACGGATTCTTCCTCGATCGCGTACCGCGCAGCGTGGGAATCGTCGCCGGTGGTGTCGGGCTTGCGTCGGTACTGCTCGCGGCCGAGCGGTGTGTCGCGCAATCGGCGAAAACGACCCTATACTATGGCGCGCGCACCGCGCAAGCGCTCGTTGACGTCGAGCTTTTCGAGAGTGCAGGCTGTGAGGTGGTCGTCGCGACCGATGACGGAAGTCTTGGGCATCACGGTTTTGTTACCGACCTCGTGCGCGACGCAGCGCCCGAACTGTTGCTCGCGTGCGGTCCCGCGCCGATGTTGCGCGCGGTCGCTGCGCTCGCCGTAGACCGCAACATCCCAGCGCAGCTCTCGCTCGAAGAAACATTCGGCTGCGGCGTCGGCGCATGCTGGGGCTGCGTCGTACCGTTGGATCGCAAAAGCGCGCAAGCGCCACATTTTCCGGAAGCGAGCGTCCACGAGCCGCGTCCGTATGTCAACGCACGTGTGTGTAAGGAAGGCCCCGTGTTTTGGGCATCGGAGCTACGATGGTCGTAGAACGCGCGAAGCCGCGGATCGGGGTGAAGATCGGCACGCTCGAACTCGCCTATCCGACGCTGATGGGCAGCGGTTGCTACGGTTCGGGTGAAGAGTACTCGCCCTTCATCGACCTTGCGCGCGTCGGCGCAGTCGTGCTCAAGAGTGTGACGCGTCAACCGCGACTCGGTAACGTCGGGCCGCGCCTTGTTCCGACGCCCAGCGGCATGCTCAACGCGATCGGCTTGCAAAATCCGGGGATCGACTACTATCTCGAGCACGAAGTTCGCAAATTTTCCGATCGTCCGTGCGCCGTGATCGGGAGCGTGGCGGGATTTTCGGTCGAGGACTACGTCGAGGTCGCAGAGCGTCTCACCGCCCGCGACGAAATCGATGCGCTCGAGGTCAACATCTCGTGTCCGAACGTTGCCTCCGAAGGTGAGACGTTTGCCTGCAATCCGAATCTGACCGGGCAAGTCGTCAAAGCCGTCCGAAAAGTCGTCCGTAAACCGCTGATAGTCAAGCTCTCGCCGAACGTCACCGATATCGGATCGATCGCGCGCGAAGCCGAAGCCGCCGGCGCCGACGCGCTCGCCGTCATCAACACGGTGCGCGGGATGGCAATCGACGTCGAGCGCTGGAAGCCACGGCTCGGGAATGTGACCGGCGGGCTTTCAGGGCCGGCGATCCGTCCGATCGCAGTCCTCGCCGTCTACGAAGTCGCTCGAGCGGTACGCGTTCCGATCGTGGGACAAGGCGGGATCGAGACGACGAGCGACGCACTCGAATTCCTTCTGGCCGGCGCATCGGCGATCTCGATCGGAACTGCGAACTTCACGGATCCGCGGATTCCGTCGCGAATCGTCGCCGAGCTCGAAGATTATCTACGGGAACGCGATCTCGCCGCGCTAAGCGATATCGTCGGAAAAGCCAACGTCGGCTTCCGCAATGCTGACGAATACGAAGGAGATGCAGGATGAGCGCGCCCGAACTGATTGTCGCGCTCGACACGCCGACCTTCGCCGACGCAACAGCGGTCTTGGATAGGCTTGACGGATTGCCGTTGATGTACAAGGTCGGTATGGAAGCCTTCTTCGCGTATGGCGACGAGATTCGCGCCGAGCTGCTCCGTCGCAGCGCGACGTATTTCTTGGACTTGAAGCTGAACGATATCCCGCGAACGGTCGCGGCCGCGATTCGGCAGCTCGTACAACCGGGCGCGCGCATCATCGACGTGCATGCACTCGGGGGAAGCGAGATGATGATGGCTGCAGTTGAAGCCGCAGAGCAGCGCGCGCTCGAGCTTGGGATCGATCCGCCCGAGATCTTCGCCGTCACGGTGCTGACCAGCATCGCGCCCGAAGATCTGCGCGAGCTCGGACTCCAGGGCGGACCGGGCGAGAACGCGACGCGTCTCGCCGCGCTTGCACGCGATGCGCGTTGCGCGGGCGTGATCTGCAGTCCTCAGGAGGTTCGCGATCTCAAGAGCTTCTTCGGAACGGAATTCAAGGCGCTAACGCCGGGAATACGTCCGGCAGGCACGTCGCTTGGCGATCAAAGGCGCGTGATGACGCCGGGCGATGCGCGCGCCGCCGGCAGCGATTACATCGTGGTCGGGCGTCCGATTCTGGAAGCGAAGGACATGCGGGAAGCTGCGCAGGCGATTCTCGCGGAGCTCGTGCCGGCGTGACCGCGACCTTCGATCTGCCGCGCGCGCTCGAAGAAAACGGTGCGCTGCTGAGCGGCCATTTCAAGCTCTCGTCCGGACGGCACAGCGCGCAGTTCATCCAAAAATTCCGGATTCTCGAGCATCCTAAGCTCGTCGAGCGTATCGCCGGGGAGATGATCGCGCGTTTGCCGCAATCTCCGCGTCCAAACGTCGTCGTGAGCGCAGCGGTCGGCGGCATCGTACTCGGCTACGAAGTTGCGCGACAGCTGGGCGTGCGCGCGATTTTCGTCGAGAAAGAAGGCGGCGTGCCGACGCTGCGCCGCGGCTTTACGCTGGGTCCGCAAGACGGTGCGTTCGTGGTTGAAGATGTCGTGACCACGGGTCTTTCCGTTAAAGAAGTCCTCGACATCGTGCGCAAATCGAGCGCAAAAGCAGTCGCTCTGGGCGTGATCGTCCGGCGCGAACCGGTCGAATTCGGTTTGCCGACGATCGCGCTCGTCGATCTGCCGATCGCCTCGTTTGCACCGGAAGAATGCCCGAAATGCAAAGCCGGCGAGCCGATCACCGAACCCGGCTCGCGTTTTCTCGCATCATGAAAGAGCAGGTAGCTTCGCCTGCCGCAGGGATCGTGCGCCGCGCCGTGCGCGACGGACAATCGTATCGGCCAGGGACGACGCTCGAGCAAGCGCGCCGCGAATACGGCATCGAGCGGCTGATCAAGCTCTCGTCAAATGAGAATCCGCTGGGCTCGTCGCCCCGCGCGCTCGAGGCGCTCAAGACTCTGGGCGATCTCAACATCTACGTCGATAACCAATATCAGGAGCTGCGCGAAAAACTGGCGCGAAAACTCGGTGTTGGCCCCGAGAACGTGACGGTCGGACACGGCAGCAACGAACTCTTGGAGCTGATGTTCGAAACCTTCGTCGATCGCGGCGAGCGCGTCGTTATGGCGGCGCCCACGTTCTCGCTCTTTCCGCAGAACGCGCAGCTGCGCGAGGCCGAATCGATCCAAGTTCCGCTCAAAGACGGCGTGCACGATCTCGACGCGATGGCCGATGCGATCGACGCGAACACGAAACTCGTGCTGATCTGCGATCCGAACAATCCGACGGCGACGTCGATCGAGCCCGCGGCAATGGAGCGATTTCTGGCGCGTCTCCCGGCCGGCGTATTGCTCTCGTTCGATCAAGCCTACCGTGAATTTATGCCGAACGGCGTGGACGGTGTCGCGCTTGCAATGCGCCGGCCGAATACGCTCGTCTATCGCACGATGTCGAAAGCCTACGGTCTCGCGGCGCTGCGCATCGGCTACGTGATCGGCCAGGCAGACGCGATCGGCTACATGCAGCAGGTTCGCCTGCCGTTCAATGTGACGCGCGCATCGCTTGTCGCTGCGCTCGCGGCACTCGACGACGACGCGTTCGTGGCGCGGAGCGTCAAGATCAACGCGGAACAGCGCGAACGTCTGGAGCGCGAGTTCAAACGGCTCGGCCTTTTCGTCTATCCAAGCGCTGCGAACTTTATCGCCGTCCAGGTTCCGACTGAGGCGAACCGCGCATATGTCGATCTGCTCAAGCTCGGGATAGCCGTGCGCTCCGGCGACGCGCTGGGGTTGCCGGGTTTCCTGCGCATCACGGTCGGAACGCCCGAAGAGAACGACGCTGTACTGACCGCGTTCGAAAAATTGCTTCCCACTTGGAAGTCGTCCTGAGCGTCCGCATCCGGCCAGGTGACGAATCGGATCGCGAGTACGTGCGCGATCTGGGGATTCGCGTTGCGATGACGAGCGTGTCACCGTTCCGCCAGGTCATGGAGCCGCTTGTCGCGCTCTCGTATGAGAAGCTGCTCGAGTTTACGTTCGCGCAGTCGCATTCGATCGTGATCGCGGAGGCCGAGGGGCGGCCTCTCGGATTTCTGATCCTTCTGGACTCGCTTCCCGACGAAGTCTCGATGGCGCCGCAAGCGTTCGTCGCATACATGGCGGTCGAACCCGACGTCCAGCGCCGGGGAATCGGCCGGGCGCTCTTGAACGCAGCCGAAGCCCTCGCGCGCGAGCGCGGGTTACCTACGATTGCGATGATGGTGACGGAGAATAACGTCCCCGCTCTCGATCTTTATACAGCGAGCGGATATCGCACGGAACGAAGGCTCTTGTGCAAACCACTGGTTTGAATCCGCGGACGCTGCGCCGCATCATCGGAACGGTCTGGGGCTTGCTGCTGATCGTGCTTGCGGTCGTGCTGGCGATGCGGATTCCCAAAACCGTTGAGATCTTCGTAACGGCCGCGGTGATTGCGCTGGGCGTCCACCCGGTGACGCAATTTCTCGAACGTTGGATGAAGCGCGGCCTTGCGATAACGAGCGTCTACCTCGTCATCATGATGTTTGTGGCGCTGATCGGGCTTCTCGTCATTCCGACCGGCCTTTCCCAAACACAGGCCGTTTTGGGAGCGCTGCCCGATCAGATGACGTCGGCGGAACAGTCGCTGGTGAGCTTCCAAACGAATTTGGAGCACCACGTCGGCAAAGGGATGCTGCCGCCAAGTCTCATCGACATTCGCAGCGTGATCGATTCCAAGATATCCGAGTGGGGAACTGCTGCCGTTGCAGGACTCTATCCCGCGCTGGTCAGCACGATCGGCGTCATGTTCGTGCTGCTCTCGGCGATCATTCTTTCGATTTTCTTCTTGGCAAGCGGCGAGCGAATTCGCCAGCAACTGCTTTCGATCGTGCCGCATTCGCGCGAGCACGAGGTCGCGCAGGTGCTGGATGAGATCGTGCACATCTTCGGCGGCTTCGTCGCGGGACAATCGATCTTGTGCGCGATCGTCGGTGTTTCGACGTGGCTGATTCTGTGGGCGTTCGGATATAAGTTCGCGCTGTTGGTGGGCGTGTTGTGCGGGATCGCGTACGCCGTGCCGTTCGTCGGGATGATCGTTGCGCAAGTCATTGCGGCGGTTCTTGCCGCGCCGCAGGGCCTCGCGATGGTCTGGGAAGTGACGATCGTCGTCTTCGTGATCTCGCGCATCGCTGACAATGTGCTGGTACCGAAGATCATGGCGCCGCACGTCGGTGTCTCGCCGATCGCCGTCATGTTCGGCGTCTTCGCCGGGGGTGAGCTGCTCGGTTTGCCAGGCCTAATCCTGGGCATTCCTGCGGCGGCGATGGGCAAGGTTCTCTGGCGCATCTTCGTGCGGCCGTGGCTTTCGCGCCACGATTTCGGTCCCCGATCGGCCGAACACGAGCACGAACATCAGTTGCACAAAGGCGAGCGCGAGATCGATATCGAGATTCACGAAACGATCCGGGAACGCACATGAAGCTGCTGCGCGCAATCGCGATTTGCGCGTTGCTCTCGATGTCGGCAACGCTTGCAACATCGAGCCAGCAACTCTCGGGCGTAACCGTTTTTCGCTTCACGAAGCGTATTCCGGTCGGCGTATTCGACGGCGTTCAGTACATCCGCACGTATGGGATGCTATCGGGCGTCATCGCGCCGGGTGAAAAGATCGATGGGCTCGGCAAGAATCCGTTTGCGTACACGGCTGAATACGAGATCATCGAGCCCGCCAAGGCCGGCGTGAGCGATACCGTCGTCGTCGAGCCCGAGAATCGTGGGAACCCTCTCGTGCTCGGCCGTCTCAACAGTTTTCCGGCTTCCGGGAGTCCGTCGAAGGCCGATTATCCGATTGGTCTCGGCAACGGATGGATGTTCAAGCATCACATCGCGTACGCGCGCGTGCAGTGGCAATATCCGCTCGCGGTCGGTGTTCCGAAAACTGCGCAAGGTGTCGGCGAAGCGATCGTGCGCGATTTCGGCGCTGCGCTCGCTGCCCGGTATCACACGCGCTTGCTGGTCGGCATCTCGCAGAGCGGCTGGTTCGTCGAGACCTTCGTCGCCGAGGGCTTCAATGAGTTCCCACAAAACCACGAGGCCGTTTACGCGGGCGCGATCGCAATGGACGGCACCGGCAATTGGCTCGCGCTCAATCAGCTTGCGAAGGCGAATCACACGCCGCAGCAGCCGTACGTCGATCCGGTTAATCCGACCGTGCTCAGCGCGAAAGAACTGTTACGCAATCCTAAAACAGATCCGTTTTTCATCGACGTCGCGAACTACACGGATTTCTACCGCGTGCACGCGAGCGTCACCGACACCACCGATCT of the Candidatus Baltobacteraceae bacterium genome contains:
- a CDS encoding response regulator transcription factor, which codes for MSEIATERKFKILVVEDDAAILRVLQLELEHEGYEVEVARDGLAGLEKALKEPDLVILDLMLPKMDGLEVCSRVRSKSAVPIIMLTAKDRIPDRVAGLDTGADDYLTKPFSIDELLARIRARLREKHPTSNVLEAADLVMDRDRHEVTRSGKSIQLTAKEYALLEYLLLHRNKVHTRDELFNGVWGSDFLGDSNLIDVYIRYLRGKIDEDYEPKLIQTVRGVGYALKV
- a CDS encoding dihydroorotate dehydrogenase, encoding MVVERAKPRIGVKIGTLELAYPTLMGSGCYGSGEEYSPFIDLARVGAVVLKSVTRQPRLGNVGPRLVPTPSGMLNAIGLQNPGIDYYLEHEVRKFSDRPCAVIGSVAGFSVEDYVEVAERLTARDEIDALEVNISCPNVASEGETFACNPNLTGQVVKAVRKVVRKPLIVKLSPNVTDIGSIAREAEAAGADALAVINTVRGMAIDVERWKPRLGNVTGGLSGPAIRPIAVLAVYEVARAVRVPIVGQGGIETTSDALEFLLAGASAISIGTANFTDPRIPSRIVAELEDYLRERDLAALSDIVGKANVGFRNADEYEGDAG
- the pyrF gene encoding orotidine-5'-phosphate decarboxylase, with product MSAPELIVALDTPTFADATAVLDRLDGLPLMYKVGMEAFFAYGDEIRAELLRRSATYFLDLKLNDIPRTVAAAIRQLVQPGARIIDVHALGGSEMMMAAVEAAEQRALELGIDPPEIFAVTVLTSIAPEDLRELGLQGGPGENATRLAALARDARCAGVICSPQEVRDLKSFFGTEFKALTPGIRPAGTSLGDQRRVMTPGDARAAGSDYIVVGRPILEAKDMREAAQAILAELVPA
- the pyrE gene encoding orotate phosphoribosyltransferase, which produces MTATFDLPRALEENGALLSGHFKLSSGRHSAQFIQKFRILEHPKLVERIAGEMIARLPQSPRPNVVVSAAVGGIVLGYEVARQLGVRAIFVEKEGGVPTLRRGFTLGPQDGAFVVEDVVTTGLSVKEVLDIVRKSSAKAVALGVIVRREPVEFGLPTIALVDLPIASFAPEECPKCKAGEPITEPGSRFLAS
- the hisC gene encoding histidinol-phosphate transaminase, with translation MKEQVASPAAGIVRRAVRDGQSYRPGTTLEQARREYGIERLIKLSSNENPLGSSPRALEALKTLGDLNIYVDNQYQELREKLARKLGVGPENVTVGHGSNELLELMFETFVDRGERVVMAAPTFSLFPQNAQLREAESIQVPLKDGVHDLDAMADAIDANTKLVLICDPNNPTATSIEPAAMERFLARLPAGVLLSFDQAYREFMPNGVDGVALAMRRPNTLVYRTMSKAYGLAALRIGYVIGQADAIGYMQQVRLPFNVTRASLVAALAALDDDAFVARSVKINAEQRERLEREFKRLGLFVYPSAANFIAVQVPTEANRAYVDLLKLGIAVRSGDALGLPGFLRITVGTPEENDAVLTAFEKLLPTWKSS
- a CDS encoding GNAT family N-acetyltransferase, with translation MEVVLSVRIRPGDESDREYVRDLGIRVAMTSVSPFRQVMEPLVALSYEKLLEFTFAQSHSIVIAEAEGRPLGFLILLDSLPDEVSMAPQAFVAYMAVEPDVQRRGIGRALLNAAEALARERGLPTIAMMVTENNVPALDLYTASGYRTERRLLCKPLV
- a CDS encoding AI-2E family transporter; amino-acid sequence: MQTTGLNPRTLRRIIGTVWGLLLIVLAVVLAMRIPKTVEIFVTAAVIALGVHPVTQFLERWMKRGLAITSVYLVIMMFVALIGLLVIPTGLSQTQAVLGALPDQMTSAEQSLVSFQTNLEHHVGKGMLPPSLIDIRSVIDSKISEWGTAAVAGLYPALVSTIGVMFVLLSAIILSIFFLASGERIRQQLLSIVPHSREHEVAQVLDEIVHIFGGFVAGQSILCAIVGVSTWLILWAFGYKFALLVGVLCGIAYAVPFVGMIVAQVIAAVLAAPQGLAMVWEVTIVVFVISRIADNVLVPKIMAPHVGVSPIAVMFGVFAGGELLGLPGLILGIPAAAMGKVLWRIFVRPWLSRHDFGPRSAEHEHEHQLHKGEREIDIEIHETIRERT
- a CDS encoding alpha/beta hydrolase domain-containing protein produces the protein MKLLRAIAICALLSMSATLATSSQQLSGVTVFRFTKRIPVGVFDGVQYIRTYGMLSGVIAPGEKIDGLGKNPFAYTAEYEIIEPAKAGVSDTVVVEPENRGNPLVLGRLNSFPASGSPSKADYPIGLGNGWMFKHHIAYARVQWQYPLAVGVPKTAQGVGEAIVRDFGAALAARYHTRLLVGISQSGWFVETFVAEGFNEFPQNHEAVYAGAIAMDGTGNWLALNQLAKANHTPQQPYVDPVNPTVLSAKELLRNPKTDPFFIDVANYTDFYRVHASVTDTTDLPENMRRYDWPSPHATGNRASSTNAFTKMECNGGKPVWLNPIAYDAYMRAIVLELAHRLGGGVGPAPELPPTTLFKLGPAPTETEHFNPLRGSTLEVPVVDADAQPEGGVRFPEVENPIGKPVPVSLNPVITTTINNTCGNLGEWQPIWGDDLAKRYGSSAGFLTRYGASLDRLIKEGYVLEEDRKPMLARAAKLYENPGGY